The following DNA comes from Acetomicrobium sp. S15 = DSM 107314.
GCACACCAAGACGCTTGGGTTTAGAATTCACCTTGATGGTGTGAACCTTTACGACCTTCACCTTGAATGTCTTCTCCACAGCCTTCTTTATCTCACCCTTGTTGGCACCTGGATGAACCTCAAAAGTATATTTATTGTGCTCCATCTGGCGATTGCTCTTCTCCGTGATGATCGGCCTAATAATTATATCGTGAGGCAATAAGTTCAATTGCCATACACCCCCTCAATCCTTCTTGCGGCCTCCGGCGTGAGCAGAAGATTGCTATGATCCAAGATGTCGTAAACATTTATGCTATCTACGTGCAAAACTTTGGCGCCAGATAAATTGGACACAGATTTGTTCACCGCCGGCATGCTCTGGTGCACGACGATCAGGGGTTTCTCCGCTGCATCCACCTTCTGCAGAAAGGCGAGCATGACCTTGGTCATTGGGCGCTCCAATTCCAGATCGGTCACGACCAACAAATGTCCCTCTTGCGCCTTAACCGTCAGGGCGCTCCTCATCGCAAGACTGCGTACCTTCTTATTGACTTTTTGCCTATAAGAGCGCGGTTTAGGACCATGAGCCACGCCTCCCCCAGCCCATATAGGAGACCTTATGCTCCCTTGGCGGGCACGGCCAGTGTGCTTCTGGCGCCACGGCTTTCGACCGCCACCGCGCACCTCGCCGCGCGACTTCGCAGAGTGCGTCCCCTGCCTAAGATTAGCGAGTTGAGCTGTAACCACCTGATGCATGGCCGGAACGTGCACTACGGCGCCGAAGACCGCGTCGGCGAGAACAAATTCACCGACTGAATCGTCTTTGAAGTTAACTTGCTTTACAACAGGCATCGACTTTGCCCCTCCCTCTTGGCGCCTCATGACTTCTTGTGGATCAAAAGCAGGCCATTCCTCGACCCTGGAACAGCGCCCTTAAGGATCAGGAGGTTATTCTCCTCATCTACAGCTGCTACGGAGATATTTTTCACGGTCACTCGCCTTCCGCCCATGCGACCGGGCATCCTCTTGCCCTTAAAAACGTGACTAGGTGATGAGTTGGCTCCAGAGGAACCAGGCTGTCGATGAAACTTAGATGACCCG
Coding sequences within:
- the rplD gene encoding 50S ribosomal protein L4, producing the protein MPVVKQVNFKDDSVGEFVLADAVFGAVVHVPAMHQVVTAQLANLRQGTHSAKSRGEVRGGGRKPWRQKHTGRARQGSIRSPIWAGGGVAHGPKPRSYRQKVNKKVRSLAMRSALTVKAQEGHLLVVTDLELERPMTKVMLAFLQKVDAAEKPLIVVHQSMPAVNKSVSNLSGAKVLHVDSINVYDILDHSNLLLTPEAARRIEGVYGN
- the rplW gene encoding 50S ribosomal protein L23, whose product is MNLLPHDIIIRPIITEKSNRQMEHNKYTFEVHPGANKGEIKKAVEKTFKVKVVKVHTIKVNSKPKRLGVHVGRSRSWKKAVVTLAPGERIEFFEGASIR